The Raphanus sativus cultivar WK10039 unplaced genomic scaffold, ASM80110v3 Scaffold2518, whole genome shotgun sequence genomic interval ttttaaaagatatcaattgtgaaatgagtgatttctattggttgagtgaacctctaggttcactctaggggtgaacccaagaataactcttacATAAAATGTGTTTGCGACAATTCGTCCGTGGACCCCGACTCGCATTCTTAAAGAGCATCGATCCTAATTCCTCGAATGTGAGTTTTCACTGACTCCTCCATATAAATTATCGATGTGCTTGACATTCTTTAAACCCAAGATTTCACCTTTTAATAACTTTTTCAAGAGGACAAAATGTCACTAATAGACCTACAGATGAAATTATCATGtaacttaattatattttcgtaattttatgataataaaACCTTAACAGtcattctattaaaacagatagaatttttttaaaataaactttagcTCATGATTTCCTTAATACAGGCAAGTCATATTATTTTGCATTTTCTGGATTAGAAAACACTAAAAACAATTTAGTGAACTATTTTATCATAAGTTGCTAGAGGAAGAaagttgaccaaaaaagaatgttattgtcttttttatttgtacatgaTCCTTGACTCCATGCCGGATTAGAGTGAGcatttggtttttggtttggttctcaTTCGGTTCTTTTGACTTTTTGGTTTTTATGGTTACAGATTTAGGATCCGTTCgagtatttaaaaatttggtttgACTATTTTGCTTTTTGGTTCGAATTGGATAACAAAGTTAAAACCGCCTAATATCCAAGATAATTTAGATCTCATTCGGTTATGGTTTTTAGGTTAATTCGggtaaaaaaagtaaaagaaaatggAGTTTTCTGgatttaaatatcatatttcTAGCtagattaaaaatttagataatttggataattttaattgtttttgataaaacatATTCTGGTTAAAAGtatatcaattatattatagaaatttggGTAATCATTCAGTTGACTTTGGttcgattttattttttgttttaaaaatataggacCGATCGAAAAATTGATAGGATTCAAAACTCAAATTGAACCTCATTTTACAGTCGGTTGGTTTTATAGCTccagattaaaatatttttatggatAGTTTGGGttataattagtatttttagatctctctctctctctctctctctctctctctctctctctcctctctctctctctctctctctctctctctctctctctttatatataattatatatgcatAGTGTAtatcataaagaaaaaaaacggtCCCATTTCTCTCTCTGACGCGCTTACCAAGACAGTCGTGTTTCTTCGACGCCGAGAGCGAGAGCTCGCCGGCGTCGCCTCTACTCAATCTTGCTCATTTTTCTATTGCTACAAGTCAAAGCTCTCGTTCTATCATTTATTCTGCCTTTACTCAATCATTATTCTGGATCTGGAAATTTCAAAACTAGAGAAGACCTTCGTGGTCTTTGCTCGGTTTTGGAGACCACCGGACCTGCATCTTTCACCGGGGACTCCTGGAAACGCGGGTACAAATACCACCTCTCCCCACCTCGACCCACGGAAGGGATGCCCCTCTCTCTGCACAGACCTGCAACTCGCTCTGCTTGCACAAATGGCGCCTCACTTCACCTCCTTCCCTTCACTGAGTTTAACCTTCCACTGTGCTTTAGATCTGAGAAGAGTCCCATGGATTTCTTTGGATCTGAGCTACTCTCAGATAAAGCTCAAATCTCAGACTTTAAGAACGCCTCAAGCCACCGCAGCTCTTCAACTTCATGTTACAAACGGGATTCCGTATCTCTTTCCGGTTGCTGCTTAATCCCTAACTTTTCGATCTTCACAGCCCCCTCTCCTCCATCTTGCGCCACCACCCTTCATCCCGCCGACGAGGTGTGCCCTAATTTCGCCGCACGCACACTGCGCAAGCTCAGATCTGTTGAACGTGATGCTGACATCAGCCCTTCCACTTCCTCTATATGGGCCAGGCCCAAGTCATTTTCAAAAGGTGTCAGTCCTTTCTCtatctttcaaaatattaatttgaagATGAGGTCCAAGCCCAGAAGTTATCTTTGCTTTTGGTTATAGTTAATAGTTTTTCAATGAGTCTCGATGGATTCACCGAACCTTTGATCCAAACTATTGTGAACGCAACGTTATATCCTTCAATTCAGAAGCGATCTTTATTTTTGTGGGTGCCAGTGGATTCACCAGTACCACCATCTAAGACCTTCTCCATGAGAAGAGTCGTCCCTCCTGCTACAAAGCAGATGAAGTTGTCAAAATCTCTAACCGTTTTGTTATCTTGTGGAGCGGTCTGTACGGGGCCTGAAGATGCAACGGATTTCGTTTCGACGATATTCCGAGGTGTGATTGTCTATCAACGTCACGATTCAAAGTGACTAAGTTTCAACTTTCCGGCTTTGCCGTGAACTTTACTTCGACGCATTTGAGTCTTACTCAGAATTCGCTGTCAATTTATCCAAGAGGTTTCTCTACTTTTATCTTTTTATGTTATATTGTTGTCGCTTTGTACTGTTAGTGGAGCCATGATTACTTCTTCTTCAAAGGCCCGAATGTTTAGTTTTAATGAAAGcggtgtttcaaaaaaaaaattagtatttttagaatatttgtaattttaaaattaaatagaattaaTATTTGAAGTATATAAACTGTTTTGGATAATCAGATACACATTGGTTCACGATTTAATTTGGTTTGTTTCtcgtttctaaaaataaaatcgtTTGAATATTTGAAAGTTTTGGGTATATTTTTTCAGTTCTTTTATACGCCCAATGATAGCGTAGTGCTAACAATTGAGGCTGCTGAACActttaaattaaatgtcaacTTCCCACCCTTAAAACCACTTGCTGCTGAGGGGAGAGAGAGGCCAGATCACACTATATATAAGATCTACATGTATCTTCCCTCACACCGacacaaaacataaatatacaCTAAGAAGAACAAGATGGACAATCTGAGGTTATGTGAAGCAAACAACGCTCCTCTAACGCCCATAACGTTCTTGAAGAGAGCTTCAGAATGTTATCCAAATAGAACTTCCATAATCTATGGAGAAACTCTTTCACATGGCCTCAGACCTATGACCGTTGCTGTCGTCTCGCTTTTCTCTCCTATCTCTTGACATCGCCAAGAATGATGTCGTATGTCTCTCTCTGCAACgaatctttttatttgtttatttaaagtttattatgttttgttcaaaaaaagtTTATTATGTATAGTAGGTTTTATCAAACAAATCTGAATATAAGAAATAATTCTATTTCACTTTAACTTGGATATACGACTATGAGACATGACATAAATATGTGTTTAGGTATCCGTTCTTGCCCCAAACATCCCATATATGAGATGCACTTCGCTGTTCCCATGGCTGGAGCTGTCCTTAACCCTATCAACACCCGCCTCGACGCAAAATCCATCGCCGCAATCTTCGCCACGCACAGTCCAAGATATTATTCGTAGACCCAACCTAGAGACCTTAGCTAGAGCCGCGCTCTATCTACTACCCGACGAAGAACAGCTGAACCTGCTGGTCATATTCATTGACGAGCCTGATTGCCCTAAGAGGGTTTCGTCCAATGAGTTAGACTACGAGGGGCTCATCCGTACGGGAGAACCTTCGTCCTCCTTGGTTGCACGTATGTTCCGTATTCAAAACGAGCAGGATCCCATCTCGTTAACTACACATCGGGTACCACGAGCGAACCAAAAGGTGTGGTGGTTAGCCACCGTGGAGTGTATTTGAGCTCTCTGAGCGTGATTATGGGCTGGGAAATGGGGACATTCCCGGTCTACCTTTGGACTCTGCCTATGTTTCATTGCAACGGATGGAATCTCACATGGTCGGTGGCAGCACGTGGGGCACCAACGTCTGTATCAGGCATGTGTCTGCCCCGGAGATTTATAATAAACATAGAATTGCATGGCGTGACGCATATGTGTTGTGTTCCTACAGTCTTCAACATTTTGCTTCAAGGAATCCACTTGACATGTCACAAAGTCCAGGCCGGTTCAGGTTTTGACCGGAGTTCATCGCCTCCTGCTGCCCTTGTAGAGAAAGTTCAGCGGCTCGGTTTTCAAGTGCTGCATGTCTATGGGCTCACGGAGGCCACTGGTGCTGTTCTCTTTTGTGAGTGGAATGACGAGTGGAACAGGTAATATATATTCGTGGTacaaaaagtttataatagCATCATTACTGGACTCTCTCAAAAAGAGTTTCTtagtaaaaattattaattatattttttgatcaaattattataatataataattaattttgaacAAATTAACTTGTTCAATGTTAAAATGACACGTTGGTTTGAGGTATCTTGATTTTGATGAGAGTCTCTTCACAAAGAAACTTATCTCATAAATTCTCCTActatatcattttataattttatcatgaGATCTCTCATAAGAATTGCCCACTGTGGATGCTTTAAGTCATGTTAAATGTTATTAAATCgatttaacatttatatttatactattaaaacagactACCAGAAAAGCAACAGATGGAGATGAAGGCAAGACAAGGGGTAGGCATCTTAACCCTGGCTGACGTTGACGTAAAGAACACGAAAACTCAGGAGAGTGTCCCACGCGATGGGAAGACAATGGGAGAGATTGTCATGAAAGGAAGCAGCTTAATGAAAGGGTATCTAAAGAGTCCGAAAGCTACATCTGAAGCGTTTAAGCACGGATGGCTCAACACGGGAGACATAGGTGTGATCCATCCAGATGGGCACATACAGATCAAAGATCGGTCCAAAGATATTATCATATCTGGAGGTGAAAACATCAACAGTGTTGAAGTTGAGAATGTTCTTTATAAGTATAAGAAAGTGCTCGAGGCTGCTGTTGTGGCCATGCCTCACCCTATGTGGGGTGAAACCCCTTGTGCGTTCGTTGTTCTAGAAAAGCGTAAGACTAGTCAAGGAGACTGTGATGATCAGTTCATGACAAGAGAATGTGATTTGATTAAGTATTGCCGTGAGAATCTGCCTCATTTTATGTGTCCGAAGAGGGTTGTGTTCATGGGAGAACTACCTAAGAACGGCAACGGAAAGATTCTTAAGCATAAGTTAAGAAATATCGCTAAAAGTTTGGTTCTTAATGATGACAATACTATTGGCATTAAGCACTAAATATCATCCCTCATGCAAAATCCCTACGGAAAATATATGTGAGATATTAGATATCTGATACTTATGTTTCGattagtataaaattatttttgaataaacatattataagttttattataaataactgTAATTTACCGAAgcatttagattttattaatatttttattctttgatTGAACTTAATTTAACTCAGTTAAATTTCATTGAATCCGGTTAAACCATATTGATCCATGACCAAAACATTTTCGGTTCAGTCATTTGGGCAAGTTTTTAAAACACTGCATCCAGGCTCTAATGCATCCAAAAATGTTACATTGATAAAAATGAAGATCCAAATGATCATATGCTTGTTGATGCATGGTAATGTGATGTGGGGCATTCTGAATGGCTAGATATGTCTTTTTGTATACCtttcagaaaatattaattgagaatatttgatttgattaaatattattgatagttattgaaaattttataataaaataaataataaatttagttataaacatttattgtattttttattttgcttgaATAGTCTAGAAAATCATTCTTTCAAGAAGGATAAACAGATTTTCTCGGGTTACAAATTACCGGACGTCAATAACTGAGAGGGAGATTTGGTTCACTGACAATTCATGAATAGTCTAGAAAATCATTCTTCTAAGAAGGATAAACAGATTGTCTCGGGTTACAAATTACCGGGCGTCAATGACTGAGAGGGTGATTTGGTTCACTGACAATTCATCATCGCGCTGTGTACCCGACGACAATTCGGTCTCAAGAAGACTTCTCCCAGCGCAAAAACCGGGCTGTTTAGGCTGAGGAATAGCCGTAGTTTCGCTCCCAAGCATCACCATAACAGTCGACATCACTGGTCTGTCTTCAGCACGTTCTTGAACACACAAGAGACCAATTTGTATACATCTCAAGATTTCATGTACTGTCCGGAGTGCTGATGATGAAGAATCTATGATGATTGGGTCTACGGTCTCTATCCCTTTTCCTTCTTTCCAGTACCTCCACACCTGTCCGTAAAAATATAGAATCTTTCATTTAGTGTTATGGCGATATAAGATGCAGTGAAACAATATCAAATTTAGTTGTTCTCAGCTTACAAAATCAAGGAGGTTAAGGTCACGGTTAGAGTTGTAGAACCCTTTACTCCTCTTGCCAGTTATAATTTCAAGAAGCAAGACCCCAAAGCTGAAAACATCCGACTTCATAGAGAATATCCCGTCCATTGCATATTCTGGAGCCATGTAACCGCTGCATAAGGTATaatagattcatattttatgaTGTTTTCTAgttggtttagatttaagacGAAAACTCTTTGTTGTTATGGAAACAAATAGCTTACTAAGTTCCAACCACCTTCCTTGTGTTAGCTTCTGTCTCATCCCGTCCAAAGATCCTTGCCATCCCGAAATCCGAGATTTTTGGAGTCATATTTTTATCAAGTAAGACGTTACTTGCTTTCAAGTCTCTATGGATAATTCTAAACCGCGAATCTTGGTGAAGATAAAGAAGTCCTCTAGCAATACCATTGATAATGTCAAATCTCTTTTGCCAATTTAAGGTAGAGCGTCGGATTTTATCTACAAATCGATCACaattttaaacatgttaatcTTATCCCCGAATAAGTTACATTGTTAGAATAGAAGTTATCTTGAGTCACTAACCAAAGAGATGTGAATCAAGGCTTAGATTCTCCAAGTACTCATATATCAACATCTTCTCGCCCTTCTCGACGCAACAACCGAGGAGCCGGACAAGGTTTATGTGCTGAAGCCTAGCAATTAGTCTGACCTCATTCTTGAACTCATCAGTCCCTTGTAGAGACATTGTAGATAGTCTCTTTACCGCAATTTCTTTCCCGTCAGGTAAAATTCCCTATTACAGACATGTTCGATTATAGAATGAAAACCTTGTACATTGATAGATTTTTGAGTACATTTATGAATCATTTTTACCTTGTAAACAATACCGAAACCACCTTGTCCAAGCATGTTAGCGACAGAAAATCGGTTTGTCGCCATGGCAAGAGATTCAAACTCCATCAATGGAAGCTCTAGATCCTCTGTTTTGCTTTCTTCGGATATGTAACTATAGCTTGTTAATATCACTTCGTTTATTAGCAAATCTTGGCTTCGCACTTGATCAACTGTTTCATtcagaaacaaaaacttttgAACTTTCAGAATTTACagacaaaataaagaaaatgagtCATTGATTTACCATTAGGTGTTTGAATTGTTATAGATctcttctgttttcttttccaaaAGCCGAAGGTGATGATACTAATTATTAGAAGAAAAATGGCCACTCCAATACTCGAACCTAAGATTCTTCCATGGCTTGTTATCTTGACATCTGCAATATAAACGAGGCACATAGTACGtacttgtcaaaaaaaaaggtcaCTCCCTTGTACTTATGATAAAAACATTATACTAGacctaaatataaatatttttggtgttgaATCTAAGCTTAAACCATACTTAATATTGAGATATACTGTTTGTGCCTAATATAGTAATCATCAGTAGCTTCGCTTAGTAAtgcaattaaaaaatattagatagaTCTTTAGTTTTAACATTGATTTTTTGAAGCAAAAAAATTATGGATTTATAGTGATCTAAACATCAACTTATATCTTAATATTTGAATGGATATTTAACCACATATCTTATATTCTGAAATTTCCTAGTATCACACCCCTACAATTAGGTGATCTTAGCTGAAACTCTTGAGATCAAtagcaaaaaatattaaatgctaTTACATCAACTTAGTAGAAAGCAATCCAATCACATGGTTTGATCTTATTTCTTGGACAACAGACAATTATATTAGTCTAAAGACCCAAAAGAAATTAATCTGTTACAACCGGAAGTAAATGTTAAAGGGGTGAAGACATCCACAGAAATGCTTCACTTTAGATAGAAGTGTTAAAAGGGGTGATCACATGCTTTGATCCTTAACTAAGGTAGCCTCAACTAAAACAAAACCCTTAAAAAGGCATGGGAGAAAGAACTAACCGAGATCAGCAGCCGCTAGTTTAACGTAGAGATCCTGACCACCATTTGCATAACTCCTGATATCCAAAAGCCCTCCCTTCCAAATCACACAACCCGACCCGCCGTCACGAATATCCGTGTTAGCATACGCCGTACAGTTACAATCTTGTAGGCACTTGGCTTCACACTCCTTCAACCCAATTCCTCTGTCCAAAACCGTAGCCGTAGTATCCGGcagtttcatcttcttcagaaCCACAAACCCGTCTCTACCATCACAACTCAACCTCGTCTTCCTCACGCAACCAGCTGAATCATCTCTCAAAGCCCACTCTTGCTCGTTTCGTCGCTCAAACCCTTTGATGCAGTTACAGTTCGGTATGGTGTTGGAATCGCCATAACCGTAACTCCCACACTGTTTGTACTTGTCGCATATGTCCTTTGGTTGGTACCACAATGGTTTCCAAGTCTGCGCTGTCTCGATCCAGTTCCGTCGTTGT includes:
- the LOC130505699 gene encoding uncharacterized protein LOC130505699 isoform X2 encodes the protein MDFFGSELLSDKAQISDFKNASSHRSSSTSCYKRDSVSLSGCCLIPNFSIFTAPSPPSCATTLHPADEVCPNFAARTLRKLRSVERDADISPSTSSIWARPKSFSKVDSPVPPSKTFSMRRVVPPATKQMKLSKSLTVLLSCGAVCTGPEDATDFVSTIFRGVIVYQRHDSK
- the LOC130505699 gene encoding uncharacterized protein LOC130505699 isoform X1, with product MDFFGSELLSDKAQISDFKNASSHRSSSTSCYKRDSVSLSGCCLIPNFSIFTAPSPPSCATTLHPADEVCPNFAARTLRKLRSVERDADISPSTSSIWARPKSFSKVNSFSMSLDGFTEPLIQTIVNATLYPSIQKRSLFLWVPVDSPVPPSKTFSMRRVVPPATKQMKLSKSLTVLLSCGAVCTGPEDATDFVSTIFRGVIVYQRHDSK
- the LOC108814281 gene encoding receptor-like serine/threonine-protein kinase SD1-6 produces the protein MRNVPNYLHPYIIFIFVFIFFPSFGVYAKTLSATESLTISNNKTIVSRNETFELGFFTPGTSSRWYLGIWYSKIPTRTYVWVANRDNPLSHPNGSLKISSDNNLVIFDHSSDTPVWSTNLTVGTMRSPLVAELLDNGNFVLRDSNNNNNEYLWQSFDFPTDTLLPDMKLGWDKKTGLDRVLRSWRNPEDPSSGDFSVKLETRGFPEYYVFNKESIIYRSGPWIGNRFSCVPEMKPIDYMVYIFVASNEEVTYSYQMTKPDVYSILSVTSTGNIQRRNWIETAQTWKPLWYQPKDICDKYKQCGSYGYGDSNTIPNCNCIKGFERRNEQEWALRDDSAGCVRKTRLSCDGRDGFVVLKKMKLPDTTATVLDRGIGLKECEAKCLQDCNCTAYANTDIRDGGSGCVIWKGGLLDIRSYANGGQDLYVKLAAADLDVKITSHGRILGSSIGVAIFLLIISIITFGFWKRKQKRSITIQTPNVDQVRSQDLLINEVILTSYSYISEESKTEDLELPLMEFESLAMATNRFSVANMLGQGGFGIVYKGILPDGKEIAVKRLSTMSLQGTDEFKNEVRLIARLQHINLVRLLGCCVEKGEKMLIYEYLENLSLDSHLFDKIRRSTLNWQKRFDIINGIARGLLYLHQDSRFRIIHRDLKASNVLLDKNMTPKISDFGMARIFGRDETEANTRKVVGTYGYMAPEYAMDGIFSMKSDVFSFGVLLLEIITGKRSKGFYNSNRDLNLLDFVWRYWKEGKGIETVDPIIIDSSSSALRTVHEILRCIQIGLLCVQERAEDRPVMSTVMVMLGSETTAIPQPKQPGFCAGRSLLETELSSGTQRDDELSVNQITLSVIDAR